One stretch of Mastomys coucha isolate ucsf_1 unplaced genomic scaffold, UCSF_Mcou_1 pScaffold12, whole genome shotgun sequence DNA includes these proteins:
- the Mrpl40 gene encoding 39S ribosomal protein L40, mitochondrial, which produces MATSVMQCAARALRPRSWIPGTCQAQVRQTHQRASLLSFWELIPMRAEPLRKKKKVDPRKDQAAKDRLKKRIRKLEKATQELIPIEDFITPVRFLDKSRQRPQEELSSEESERRALLLKRWALYKQQEHELERDTIRAMVEAQQEALEELKLESTELYDEAIKRDTSLFPFEKEGPHYTPPIPNYQAPEGRYNDITKVYTQVEFKR; this is translated from the exons ATGGCTACCTCGGTGATGCAGTGTGCGGCGCGGGCTCTGCGGCCTCGGAGCTG GATCCCTGGAACCTGCCAGGCACAGGTCAGACAAACCCACCAGAGAGCTTCCTTACTGTCCTTCTGGGAGCTCATCCCCATGAG AGCAGAACCTCTacggaagaagaagaaggtagacCCCAGAAAGGATCAAGCAGCAAAGGATCGCTTGAAGAAGAGGATCCGAAAACTGGAAAAAGCCACTCAAGAACTGATTCCTATTGAAGATTTTATTACCCCTGTGAGGTTCTTGGATAAATCAAG ACAGCGACCTCAGGAGGAGCTTTCGTCTGAGGAGAGTGAACGGAGAGCTCTTCTGCTGAAGAGGTGGGCACTGTATAAGCAGCAGGAGCATGAGCTGGAGAGGGACACCATCAGAGCCATGGTGGAAGCCCAGCAGGAAGCCCTGGAAGAGCTGAAACTTGAATCTACAGAGCTCTATGATGAGGCCATAAAGCGGGACACCAGCCTATTCCCCTTTGAGAAAGAAGGGCCACATTACACACCACCTATCCCTAACTACCAGGCCCCTGAAGGCAGGTACAATGATATCACCAAGGTGTACACACAAGTAGAATTCAAAAGATAG